The following is a genomic window from Nicotiana tabacum cultivar K326 chromosome 3, ASM71507v2, whole genome shotgun sequence.
ATTGCTCGGACTTTCCGAAAAATATCGCCGGGTGCGTGATCCTCCAAAAATAGTATATTTTAGAGGACCAGACACGAGTGCGACAGCATTTTGGAGAGTCTGCGCAACATAGGCTAGAACAACTTTGTACAATTTATATTTCCTATCCACTCATTTTTGCCTCTTCTTGTTCAAGGCCCTACAAAATGTTTCGAAGAATCttacaacccccccccccccccccacacacacacacaacttGTGTTTACACCAAACCAACCAATAAACATACAAATTGTGTCTTTCATATGCACCTTCTATCACTAACCATgattactttatatatatatatacactgtCACCTCAATTTAACCAAAGTTAACTAATGTAGTTTGGTGCAAACACCAGCACTGCATATAAGTTTTTTCGTACTTACACTACATGGTGAGAAAATTCACCCACCATGGAAACTAAGAAAATGATTAAAAATGGAAACGAGAGGcccgtgggggggggggggagttagAGAAGTACACAAAAAGACTTGATTTCCAGTTCTTGCTCaattttattaccattttttacCTTATTCCTATTCTACAGTTATTTCCAGTATAGCAGTAAGTCTGGGTTTCTTGTATCTTTTTAGAAGCAGAGAAGAACATACAACACTTACAGATGACATAGCCATGCATGCACCAGCTACCCAAGGTGGCAACTTGAGCTTTGTTAAAGGAAAGAAAACACCAGCAGCCACTGGGATCGCAATCACATTATATGCCATGGCGAAGACATAATTCCATCTAATGCGGGAAAATGTCCTCCTTGACAGATCTATAGCTGTGATAACATCCTCCAAGTTGCTCCTCATTAACACGTATTCAGCAGCTTCTATTGCGATATCAGTCCCTGCTCCAATTGCCATACCGATATCAGCAGCAGCTAATGCAGGCGAGTCATTGATTCCATCACCTACCATAGCAACTACATTTCCTCCCTTTTGAAATGAACGGATGACCTCAGCTTTTCCTGCAGGCAATACTTCTGCCCTAACATCATGAATGCCAACCTGCAATGCAAAACGACAAGCAAAGCTACTGCATTTAATCTACAATTTGTAGCCTGTCTAAGGATCATCGATAAACTGCATGTGCATGGAATAAAACTCAAATGGTACAGCATCTATACAATGCCTTGTAACGAAACTCAATGATACTGCAACCCCTGTTATAGCAACTTTGAGCTCAGCAAACTGGCTACATCATGGATAACTATCTCTGTACTTATCTCATAGCACTCGCACCTTCCGCATCACTCTCACATATGGTGGATTCTCTCAAATACCAACAGTTCAACAAAGACAAGGAATCAATGGCCACAAATTACCATAAGCATCATTACAGCTGTTTAAGAAGAACATGCATGTGAACTTTGCTCAGCCTTATTACAGGAAGTCCATAGCTGATGGAAGTCAGCTTAGCACATAGCTGTGAACAATTTTAAGTTTCAGAAGGGTGGGCCTTATTTTTCAAGGTATAGTTGCACTGATGGCTTAATATTATTAAGAAGCAAGTCAAACATGGGGAAAATGGAAGGAAGAGAATTAGAAAAGCAAAAGACTAGTTCCAGGAATTGAACTGAGGCATCAGTTTCTCTATACTCCATTGGCAAATTAATATTACATTGCATATAAACATTTGTATTATCAGTTTGAATTAAGATACACACCTCCTTAGCAACTGCACGAGCTGTTCTCCAATTATCGCCAGTGACCATGACAGGTTTGACGCCCATTTTCAGGAGCCCCTCTACAACAACAGCTGCTTCTCTCTTCAGTGGGTCTGCTATCCCGATAGCACCTACGATAGTATTATCTCGTGCGACAAGAATGCCAGTCCTGGCGCTTTCTTCCATCTCTACAACAAAACTTTCTGCATTGGAAGGTATGGTTATCCCGTTTTCTGTTATCAGCTTCCGGTTACCAACCTGTCACAGCAACATAAGAAATCAACACTATTTCCTGATTACAGAAAGCTTATCTTCCTCTCCAGAAATCTACACATATCAATGAACTCACCAAGATCCATTTCCCTTCTATGAAGCATTGCACGCCTTTTCCAGGCAAGGCAGAGAAATTTGAGACATCATGAAGCCATCCAGAGAACTTGGCTTGTTCACTGTTACTTTGAGACTCCTTGGTGTCACAAGGTTCATCAAAGAAATGGAAATGGCGAGAATACTCCAGTATGGCTTTAGCCAAGGGGTGTTCACTGCTAGCCTACATATAAAGCATATTTTTGTAGTTGATGTTAGAAAGTAGTTCTTGGAACATTACAGCTGGTTTAAATGAACGGCATTGCCATATTGGACGTAAACATCATAGCAACAAATGACTGCCTTAGCGAGAGAAAAAAAGGCTGCTAAAAGCTCGATATAGAAATCAGGTAGTGGTTTATGaaggaagaaaaggaaggaaaaagaaagagaacagAACGCTCTTTGTTTTAATGTTGTGTGCTCTTCTCATTATTTCAGAAGTGACTGCTCTTTGTTAACAGTATTTTACTTTCTTACTTATTTTTTCATTAAGAAAGCAGCATATAGATAGTATCAAAAGAGAACAAGGAAAAGGTGAGGAAACTagcttgaggatttgaatgtaCCTCCGCTGAAGCTACAAGTGTAAGTAATTCTCCACGATTCATCTCTGTGAAAACTTTTACTGTCGTAACTGTAGCTTTTCCCTGGGTCAGAGTACCTGTTTTATCGAATATCACATATTTAATCTTCTGTGCCCTCTCTAATGCATCTCCTCCTTTTATCAGCACACCATTACTGGCACCAACCCCTGTTGCAACCATAACAGCAGTGGGAGTGGCCAAACCAAGTGCACATGGACATGCAATCACCACAACTGATATTGCAAACATGAGAGCAAACACGAAATAATTGCCATTTTCTGGCAGCCATTCTTCTGGATAGCCTCCAAGAAGCCCAGCAACATACCTGGTGAGTGTAATAACTTATCCAGTATTAAGGCACACAACAAGAAAATTATTGGTGATATATTATGGCATAGCAGACAATTGCAAATTGAATAGTTAAGAGAAGCTCACCATCCCAAGAACGTAAATAAAGACAAAGTTACAACTGTCGGGACAAAAATGCTTGCAATCTGAAAGTCAAAAGATAACCATAATGAGAAAATTCTGGCAGCTCACAACATGAAATACAATGCTAGATCAAGAATTCAACTGCAGATtcaaaaatcaaaagaggaaAAGATAAAGAAGTGAAGACGCTCTTTGATACTTTAAGTACTACTTAAGATATGCTACTGAAGCTGTATAAGCTCGAACCCTGTAACAAATTCACCCTTTTAAGTGGTTCCTTTATCATGCACTTACTAGATAAAATTCCAGTAGCAAGAAAAGACAAGGACGGCAAAGGATAAAGTTTGGGTTCGACTAATGAATTTCTTTATTTCAGTTTGCTTATTGTTTCTTGACCACTGAGACATGCTATTGAAGTTGTATAAACTCCAACCTGCAACAAATTCACTCTTTAAGTTGTCCCTTTATCACACACTTATTAAATAGAATTCCATTAACAAAACATGACAAGGACAACGAAGGATAGAGTTTGGCCATGCCCATTGATGTACAAAATCCGAAGTTCAATTTAGTGGTCAAGAAAAAAAGCAAACTGAATAAGAAATTTACTAGTCGAACCTAAACTGTTATGATTTTCAGCTACTTAAGCTGTTGGAAGTTCTAATTGGCAATCCAATATTTGATGTggtcaaaaaaataaatagaaacatGCTTCGCCCAAAGCATCAAACTGCAACAAGCACTTTACAGATCCAGGAGGATAATAGCAGGACAGCATATAAGAAAGCAGTCATGCAGATAGAAAGAGTAAAACAATGACTCTGACTAAGTAAAGAGATGAGTTCTTTTTCTCATCTATTTTCGATACCACAGCTCTAGACTTGTGCCCCTACAACATTTAGAGAGGAATGCTGGGAGAACATCTGACAGCATAGATGAACTGTATGTAATGGAAAGAAAGGAGGTTTGTAGTTCCTACATGGACATTCTTAGACTTATTCAATTATTCATTAGTGCTTTTCCAATGCAGTCAGTCATTTGTCCTAGAGCAAGCAAATATAATAAAGTTCAACACCACTAAAACAGTTAATTTGCACAAAAGTCATGAAACTATTTTGACAAAAGATATGCCAAATGATACTCACATAGTCAGCAAACTTCTGAATAGGAGCTTTTGACATCTGCGCTGTCTCGACCAGCGATATAATCTGACTCAAAACTGTGTTAGAGCCAACTTTTGTAGCCTGTATGTGAAGTGAACCATGTAAATTGATTGTACCTCCAATGACTACTGAATTGACCTCCTTCAGAACAGGAACAGATTCTCCAGTGACTATACTCTCGTTAGCATGACTTGAACCCCATACAACGACACCGTCTACTGGAACTTTTGCACCAGGAAGCACTTTAAGAATATCACCAGGTTGAATCAACGAAGCATCTATTTCTCTTTGTCCTATGATTCTTCCACCTAAAGACAGATTAAACATAACTTCAGTGACAGTCCTTTGTTATCAACATTGGTTTTTGCGTTTTGGTAATAGTATATTGCAACTCTGACAGAAAAAATCCTGATAGGTACTATTATTGAAACATTAAAAGAAATTCTGAATACTTGTACCTTTATCTTTGACAAGCAATGTAGCAGTAGCTGGAGTCAGTTCTACGAGCTTTTTGATAGCATCTGACGTCTTTCCTTTTGCAAGAGTTTCCAAGTACTTTCCCAGAAGTACAAATGTTATTAACATGGCACTTGTTTCAAAGTAAGTGGGAGACCAGAATCCAGAAATTGCACCATAAAGTAGCGCGTATACAGAGTAAACATAGCAAGCTGTAGTTCCCACTGCAACTAAGACATCCATATTTGTGGAACCATTTCTAAGTGCTCTTCCTGCTGCAACATAAAAACGCTTACCAATGACAAATTGGACAATAGTCACTAAAGCCCACTTTAGCCAATCACCCACTAGGAAGGGACCGCACTGCCAAAGTAATAAAGCATAAAGCAGAGGTATGTGAGGGCAGACGACTCGCATGAGAAATAGAGGAACCTGGCACAAATATATAGATGTTAGATAACAAAAAGTCTTAACAACTGAATGGAGAAAAAGAGGATGGACACAGTTTTAACTGTTAGCAGCACCGCGAGTCAATCCCAGCATATAATAGGAAGTTACAAGCACACATTTCTCATTCAACAATTTCCAGATTAGCATCTGGCTTAAAAGAATTAACATTAAGGATAAGGAGTCTTATAGTTTGAAACTCCAAATTACATAAATTTTTAATGATGGTGGTGGCAGACAGGATATTTCCCTTTCTTGCAGGGATAGCAACTCCTAGCCTAGTTTTCATTGTACAGAAACCATGCCTATCAGTTAGAAGTCTCCAATAGAACATTTAAGTCGTGCCCTTCCAACCTTCCTGCACCATCCAGAGGAGAGGGGGAAGGGATAGGCAGGCACTAGAGGAGGGAGGTAAAAAACAGAGGAGAGGATTGCAGTTCTAGAACAGTAGCGAAAAGGGTAACTTACACTGAGAGACAAACTTGCTGTGAATAGCCTAAACATGCTTGAGGATTCTTCAAGATCTCCAGAAGCAATTCTTGTGTAAGGGTTCTTAACAAGCAACTTAAACTTTCCACCACTTCCTCCCTCAATACCATCAACTAAGGATCTTGAGCCAAGAACCTCAGGATCAAAGACAACTTCTAGTTCTCTTGATATCCTATCAAAATAAAACTGTTTGACACCATGCAACTTGGAAAGAATGCCTTCTAACAACTGCGTATCCATCTCAGCAGATACTCCAACCACCCCAAGTACAATCTTGTCCTGCTCACTGCTCTGTACAAAGGAAGCTTCAAAACCAGCATCTTCAACTGCATTCACTATATCGTCTTTACTGATTATGGATGGATCATATTCAACCTCGCCTAGTGATGTAGCCAAAGCAACTACTGTCTTTCTTACTCCTGGAAGCTTTCTTAGGATACCTTCAACAGAATTTACACAAGCTGCACATGTCATACCACCGATCGTGAACTGTCCTAATACAGTTCCATGTTGGCTTGTGCAAGATGCACTAGGTTCTTCAAGAACCTCTGCCTTGAACCCAGCATCTTCTATAGCAATTTTAATCTCTTCATCCTGAAAATAAAAGGGGACAATGGTTTGATATTTGCATCTAGCTGCTAATATACACCATTAAAAAAAATCATGATGGTGTTTGACAATGCTAACAGTAGAACAAAGCACTGCCACAATCTCAGCAAGAACCAGCCAAAAGCACAAATATTTATGTATTTACTAATAACAGTTTTATGAAGAACAGATAGTCATGCCATTCTTTCTTAGGTTAACCAGAGAATCCCGTGGGCGTCCTGACTATTTTCCTTCTCCTTTTCATATTTTGAAACTGCAAGCCAGACAAGAATACTATATGGAACTAAAAGATGTCAGTCCAACAATCTAAGGCACTGTTAAGAGACAAGTCTAACAGGGAAATACAAACTTGAATATAGCGGAATTTCCTTGATTTTAAACCAAAAAACA
Proteins encoded in this region:
- the LOC107817087 gene encoding copper-transporting ATPase RAN1, with the protein product MAPTMRDVQLTAAGDGAFEEVRLLDAYDEEDSDKLNGNLRRIQVRVSGMTCAACSNSVEQALMGVDGVFRASVALLQNKADVVFDPNLVKDEEIKIAIEDAGFKAEVLEEPSASCTSQHGTVLGQFTIGGMTCAACVNSVEGILRKLPGVRKTVVALATSLGEVEYDPSIISKDDIVNAVEDAGFEASFVQSSEQDKIVLGVVGVSAEMDTQLLEGILSKLHGVKQFYFDRISRELEVVFDPEVLGSRSLVDGIEGGSGGKFKLLVKNPYTRIASGDLEESSSMFRLFTASLSLSVPLFLMRVVCPHIPLLYALLLWQCGPFLVGDWLKWALVTIVQFVIGKRFYVAAGRALRNGSTNMDVLVAVGTTACYVYSVYALLYGAISGFWSPTYFETSAMLITFVLLGKYLETLAKGKTSDAIKKLVELTPATATLLVKDKGGRIIGQREIDASLIQPGDILKVLPGAKVPVDGVVVWGSSHANESIVTGESVPVLKEVNSVVIGGTINLHGSLHIQATKVGSNTVLSQIISLVETAQMSKAPIQKFADYIASIFVPTVVTLSLFTFLGWYVAGLLGGYPEEWLPENGNYFVFALMFAISVVVIACPCALGLATPTAVMVATGVGASNGVLIKGGDALERAQKIKYVIFDKTGTLTQGKATVTTVKVFTEMNRGELLTLVASAEASSEHPLAKAILEYSRHFHFFDEPCDTKESQSNSEQAKFSGWLHDVSNFSALPGKGVQCFIEGKWILVGNRKLITENGITIPSNAESFVVEMEESARTGILVARDNTIVGAIGIADPLKREAAVVVEGLLKMGVKPVMVTGDNWRTARAVAKEVGIHDVRAEVLPAGKAEVIRSFQKGGNVVAMVGDGINDSPALAAADIGMAIGAGTDIAIEAAEYVLMRSNLEDVITAIDLSRRTFSRIRWNYVFAMAYNVIAIPVAAGVFFPLTKLKLPPWVAGACMAMSSVSVVCSSLLLKRYKKPRLTAILEITVE